The Neobacillus sp. PS3-34 genome has a window encoding:
- a CDS encoding serine protease gives MNIKPNTSKVSQAQKLAEYTKPGVVRILNYAIVEWQFNDPNPNVDNYMKQLNYQSLVGGSGSGAIISSDGYIVTNAHVVEYSKMEDKDIVNEAFKQLVTGIAAYYQEDYDSAYQYMVSYTQYKTIKRELKVILPGGDTLDGEIKSYGAPINEGKDAAVLKIEGRNLPTLTLGNSDSIQNQDNIWVIGYPAAADSDLLSPDSSLVSSMNAGQISATSKKTEQGSPVIQLNAASTHGNSGGPVINDKGEIVGLLTFRGDTVNGQEVQGFNFAVPVNTVKEFVNQAGAKSAKSDTDKLYKEGLAYYWGGYYKQALDKFEAVQRIYPNQSEIKRYISNAEKKVGDSAILWSEYSTLFYIFDGVAGLIIVLLMIFTFAGKTKQAQPALAAAGVAPAPAPSPAPAPAPETTTNTAEKNILADIDVQTLLQALQDQQKKQQKDE, from the coding sequence TTGAATATAAAGCCAAACACATCTAAAGTATCACAGGCACAAAAACTGGCTGAATATACGAAGCCGGGAGTTGTCCGCATCCTCAATTACGCCATTGTTGAATGGCAGTTTAACGATCCGAACCCTAATGTAGATAATTATATGAAGCAATTAAATTATCAATCGCTTGTAGGCGGTTCCGGTTCTGGTGCCATTATTAGCTCGGATGGTTATATTGTAACCAATGCCCACGTCGTCGAATATTCCAAAATGGAAGACAAGGATATTGTGAATGAAGCATTCAAGCAGCTCGTTACAGGTATCGCCGCCTACTATCAGGAGGATTATGATTCTGCCTATCAATATATGGTTTCGTATACACAGTACAAAACCATTAAAAGAGAGTTAAAGGTTATTTTACCTGGAGGGGATACCCTCGATGGTGAGATTAAAAGCTATGGCGCACCAATTAACGAAGGAAAGGATGCTGCCGTTTTAAAAATTGAAGGCCGCAACCTGCCTACATTAACGCTTGGAAATTCTGATTCGATTCAAAATCAGGACAATATTTGGGTTATCGGCTATCCGGCAGCAGCGGATTCAGATTTATTATCTCCTGATTCTTCGCTCGTATCTTCCATGAACGCGGGACAAATCTCCGCTACATCTAAGAAAACAGAGCAAGGCAGCCCTGTCATCCAGTTAAATGCAGCCTCCACACACGGAAACAGTGGTGGGCCGGTGATTAATGATAAGGGAGAAATAGTTGGTTTATTAACCTTTAGAGGCGACACTGTTAACGGCCAGGAGGTCCAGGGCTTTAACTTCGCAGTTCCCGTTAATACAGTGAAAGAATTTGTAAATCAGGCTGGAGCCAAATCGGCCAAGAGTGATACGGATAAACTTTATAAAGAAGGCTTGGCATATTACTGGGGCGGTTATTATAAACAGGCTCTGGATAAATTCGAAGCCGTGCAGCGAATATATCCAAACCAGTCCGAAATAAAGCGTTATATTTCCAACGCAGAGAAAAAAGTCGGTGACAGCGCCATTTTGTGGAGTGAGTATTCAACACTTTTCTACATTTTTGATGGTGTGGCCGGTTTGATCATTGTACTCTTGATGATTTTTACCTTCGCAGGAAAAACGAAGCAGGCACAGCCAGCACTAGCCGCCGCTGGAGTTGCACCAGCACCAGCTCCTTCCCCTGCCCCGGCTCCGGCACCTGAAACCACAACCAATACCGCGGAGAAAAACATCCTTGCCGACATTGATGTCCAAACCCTACTTCAAGCACTGCAGGACCAACAAAAAAAGCAACAAAAAGACGAATGA